One part of the Sorangiineae bacterium MSr11954 genome encodes these proteins:
- a CDS encoding protein kinase, with the protein MTMVSETDGVPEPGTVLLKKYRVERVLGQGGMGVVVAAWHEALEQRVALKFLVGDAVHQREAVERFLREARAAVKLHSEHVAKVTDVGVLDSGSPYMVMEFLDGRDLGDVIDEGHELPLSTLVDYVLQAIDAIAEAHSRGIVHRDLKPSNLFLARRDDGGEIVKVLDFGISKAESFSESLEKMALTRTSTVMGSPLYMSPEQFRSSKKVDWRTDIWALGIILYELLTHVTPFKGDTVGEVFEAVLQTEPPSIRTRRPDVPPELEAVILRCLGKRPDDRFADAGELAQALAPFGTSEAERWVTRARRLLTGKSLARLMTEGPPSSRSAMVVGESKPHRRILSLPYLRVSGGGWGTSSSELSMRRSRWQLVTGLGAAVLLFIGGITVVKIVDKTSDQRTASAIPMAPEAPVVAEKVPSPAQKPAEKSPAPVEKAPAPAEKSPAEKAQAEKPATVALANPALPKAGGSALPQGEPVAPAANAAPAANAAPGAIPAPAANADAGAGRAPRKAGSKPAKAASANPSTQPAEDVLDERH; encoded by the coding sequence ATGACGATGGTGTCGGAGACGGATGGAGTACCCGAGCCGGGCACAGTCCTCCTCAAGAAGTACCGCGTCGAACGTGTGCTGGGTCAAGGCGGTATGGGCGTCGTCGTGGCGGCATGGCACGAGGCGCTCGAGCAGCGGGTGGCGCTCAAGTTCCTCGTCGGCGACGCCGTTCACCAGCGCGAGGCGGTGGAGCGGTTTCTGCGCGAGGCGCGCGCCGCGGTGAAGCTGCACAGTGAGCACGTGGCCAAGGTCACGGACGTCGGCGTGCTCGACTCGGGCTCGCCGTACATGGTCATGGAGTTCCTCGACGGCCGCGATCTGGGCGACGTGATCGACGAGGGCCACGAGCTGCCGCTCAGCACCTTGGTCGACTACGTGCTGCAGGCCATCGACGCCATCGCCGAAGCGCACTCGCGCGGCATCGTGCACCGCGATCTGAAGCCGTCGAACCTGTTCCTCGCGCGCCGCGACGATGGCGGCGAGATCGTCAAGGTGCTCGACTTCGGCATCTCCAAGGCCGAGTCGTTCTCGGAGTCGCTCGAGAAGATGGCGCTCACGCGCACGAGCACCGTCATGGGCTCGCCGCTCTACATGTCGCCCGAGCAGTTCCGCTCGTCCAAGAAGGTCGACTGGCGCACGGACATCTGGGCGCTCGGCATCATTTTGTACGAGCTCTTGACCCACGTCACGCCCTTCAAAGGCGACACCGTCGGCGAGGTGTTCGAAGCCGTTCTGCAGACCGAGCCGCCCAGCATCCGCACCCGGCGCCCCGACGTCCCCCCGGAGCTCGAGGCGGTGATCCTGCGCTGTCTCGGCAAGCGCCCCGACGACCGCTTCGCCGACGCCGGCGAGCTGGCGCAGGCGCTCGCCCCCTTCGGCACCAGCGAGGCGGAGCGCTGGGTGACCCGGGCGCGCCGGCTGCTCACGGGCAAATCGCTCGCGCGGCTGATGACCGAGGGACCGCCCTCGAGCCGGAGCGCCATGGTCGTCGGCGAGAGCAAGCCGCACAGGCGCATCCTCTCGCTGCCGTACTTGCGCGTCAGCGGGGGCGGGTGGGGGACGTCCAGCTCCGAGCTCTCGATGCGCCGATCGCGCTGGCAGCTGGTCACCGGCTTGGGCGCCGCCGTGCTGCTCTTCATCGGCGGCATCACCGTGGTGAAGATCGTCGACAAGACCAGCGATCAGCGCACGGCCAGCGCGATCCCCATGGCGCCCGAGGCCCCCGTGGTGGCCGAAAAGGTGCCGTCGCCGGCCCAGAAGCCGGCCGAAAAGTCGCCCGCGCCCGTAGAAAAGGCGCCCGCGCCGGCCGAAAAGTCGCCGGCCGAAAAAGCGCAGGCCGAAAAGCCCGCCACGGTGGCCCTGGCGAATCCCGCCTTGCCCAAGGCGGGGGGCTCGGCGTTGCCGCAAGGCGAGCCCGTCGCCCCGGCCGCGAACGCCGCCCCGGCCGCGAACGCCGCCCCGGGGGCGATCCCCGCCCCGGCCGCGAACGCCGATGCAGGCGCGGGGCGCGCACCCCGCAAAGCCGGATCGAAGCCGGCGAAGGCCGCGAGCGCCAACCCCTCGACCCAACCGGCGGAGGACGTTCTCGACGAGCGCCACTGA
- a CDS encoding tetratricopeptide repeat protein, with amino-acid sequence MVTYRVVACLVAVLAVAPDASAQSSPPQKPPSTSTPQTPAPRGAQKGGDDLAIAESLFREGKAAMREKRYDEACSKFAESNRLDPQTGTLLNLAACHEAAGKTASAWGEFNEVIAQAARAGQHSRVDFAKQHASAVEAKLSRIKLTAADPSAASGATLKVDGKIVGAASIGASIPMDPGPHRLEVSAPGKRTRETPFTVPEGPSTTEIPVPSLEDPSGTPEKTETAGGGGEEETPAKKDKAGAGSGKRTLGFVVGGIGVAGLAVGAIFGASYLGKQSDYNKCTGFCGGSEAADRDQKSSAQTTGWIATAGFGVGIAGLVAGAILIATAKPTEKSAAAVRVVPAFGPKESGLSLQGNF; translated from the coding sequence ATGGTGACGTATCGAGTCGTGGCGTGTCTCGTGGCGGTGCTCGCAGTGGCACCCGACGCATCGGCGCAGTCGTCCCCACCGCAAAAACCACCGTCCACCTCCACGCCCCAGACCCCCGCGCCCCGCGGCGCACAAAAAGGCGGCGACGATCTGGCGATTGCCGAGTCCCTCTTTCGCGAGGGCAAGGCCGCCATGCGCGAGAAGCGCTACGACGAGGCCTGCTCCAAGTTCGCCGAGAGCAACCGCCTCGATCCGCAGACGGGCACCTTGTTGAACCTCGCAGCCTGCCACGAGGCCGCGGGAAAGACCGCCAGCGCGTGGGGCGAGTTCAACGAAGTGATCGCGCAAGCCGCGCGCGCCGGCCAGCACTCGCGCGTCGACTTCGCGAAACAGCACGCCAGCGCCGTCGAGGCGAAGCTCTCGCGCATCAAGCTCACCGCCGCCGATCCCTCTGCCGCCTCCGGCGCCACCCTCAAGGTCGACGGCAAGATCGTCGGCGCCGCGTCCATCGGCGCATCGATCCCCATGGACCCGGGCCCGCACCGTCTGGAGGTGAGCGCGCCCGGAAAGCGAACGCGCGAGACCCCGTTCACCGTGCCCGAGGGCCCGAGCACCACGGAGATCCCCGTGCCCTCCCTCGAGGATCCTTCCGGCACCCCCGAGAAGACCGAGACGGCCGGCGGCGGCGGCGAAGAGGAGACCCCCGCGAAAAAAGACAAGGCTGGCGCCGGCTCCGGAAAGCGCACCCTCGGCTTCGTCGTCGGCGGGATCGGTGTGGCTGGGCTGGCGGTCGGCGCGATTTTTGGCGCCTCGTACCTGGGCAAGCAGAGCGACTACAACAAGTGCACGGGCTTCTGCGGCGGCAGCGAGGCCGCCGACCGCGATCAAAAAAGCTCTGCACAAACGACGGGTTGGATTGCCACGGCCGGCTTTGGCGTGGGCATCGCCGGGCTCGTGGCCGGCGCGATTCTGATTGCGACGGCGAAGCCAACCGAGAAGTCAGCTGCAGCGGTCCGCGTCGTGCCCGCTTTCGGCCCGAAGGAGTCCGGCCTGTCTTTGCAAGGGAACTTCTAA
- a CDS encoding 30S ribosomal protein S1, whose product MTTEPQALSSAGKKTELAAGPAADTFAALFEESLQTGEFAKEGEIVQGTVVAVQRDNVVIDIGGKSEGIIPASEFTDASGTLTVKAGDRVDVYIESRENDDGLVTLSKEKADKMKVWDEISSACERDELIEGTISQRVKGGLSVTIRGGVKAFLPGSQVDLRPIRNLDKLIGQTYQFKVIKFNKKRGNIVLSRRVLLEKERDQIKTQTLQTLEEGKIVRGVIKNITEYGAFVDLGGIDGLLHITDMSWGRVNHPSEVFQVGDEVTVKVLKYNAETERVSLGLKQTQEDPWNHAEEAYPPGKRVHGKVMSITDYGAFVELEPGVEGLIHVSEMSWTKKVKHPSKLLEIGQALDCQVLEVDAKAKRISLGLKQLEPDPWTLFTEKYHPGDKIGGKVRSLTDYGVFIGIEEGVDGMVHKSDLSWTAKVNNPADLYHKGDDVEAIILSINHDEKKVSLGIKQLFDDPWPTIFTEFPPGRQVDAKVISVVDYGIFVRVRDGVEGHVPQNEIVEPKEESGEARALKVGDAIQAEIANIDTQDRRLTLSMRIGEGVAAATKPTEKRASVAPKKGSEEAKTGGTIGELIKQKLGEKFALESKKEDKGDE is encoded by the coding sequence ATGACCACCGAACCCCAAGCCCTGTCCTCGGCAGGGAAAAAGACCGAGCTAGCGGCCGGCCCCGCGGCCGACACGTTCGCCGCCCTCTTTGAAGAGAGTCTTCAAACTGGCGAATTCGCCAAAGAGGGAGAAATCGTCCAAGGCACCGTTGTCGCCGTCCAGCGCGACAATGTCGTCATCGACATCGGCGGAAAAAGCGAGGGGATCATCCCCGCGAGCGAGTTTACCGACGCCTCGGGCACCTTGACCGTCAAGGCGGGCGATCGCGTCGACGTGTACATCGAGAGCCGCGAGAACGACGACGGCTTGGTCACGCTTTCGAAGGAGAAAGCGGACAAGATGAAGGTGTGGGATGAGATCTCGAGCGCGTGCGAGCGCGATGAGCTCATCGAAGGCACCATCAGCCAGCGCGTGAAGGGCGGTCTTTCGGTCACCATTCGCGGCGGCGTCAAGGCATTCCTTCCGGGATCGCAGGTCGATCTCCGCCCCATCCGCAACTTGGACAAGCTGATCGGGCAGACGTACCAATTCAAGGTCATCAAGTTCAACAAGAAGCGCGGCAACATCGTGCTCTCGCGCCGGGTCCTTCTCGAGAAGGAGCGCGATCAAATCAAGACGCAGACCTTGCAGACCCTCGAGGAGGGCAAGATCGTCCGCGGCGTCATCAAGAACATCACCGAGTACGGCGCGTTCGTCGATCTCGGTGGCATCGACGGTCTGCTCCACATCACCGACATGAGCTGGGGCAGGGTCAACCACCCGAGCGAAGTGTTCCAGGTGGGCGACGAGGTCACCGTCAAGGTCCTCAAGTACAACGCGGAGACGGAGCGCGTTTCGCTCGGCCTCAAGCAGACGCAGGAAGACCCGTGGAACCACGCCGAAGAGGCGTACCCGCCGGGCAAGCGCGTCCACGGCAAGGTCATGTCGATCACCGATTACGGCGCCTTCGTGGAGCTGGAGCCGGGCGTCGAAGGCCTCATCCACGTCAGCGAGATGAGCTGGACCAAGAAGGTCAAGCACCCGAGCAAGCTCCTCGAGATCGGCCAGGCCCTCGACTGCCAGGTGCTCGAGGTCGACGCCAAGGCCAAGCGCATCTCCCTCGGCCTCAAGCAGCTCGAGCCCGATCCGTGGACCCTCTTCACCGAGAAGTACCACCCGGGCGACAAGATCGGCGGCAAGGTTCGTTCGCTCACCGATTACGGTGTCTTCATCGGGATCGAAGAGGGCGTCGACGGCATGGTCCACAAGAGCGATCTCTCGTGGACGGCCAAGGTCAACAACCCGGCCGACCTCTACCACAAGGGCGACGATGTCGAGGCCATCATCCTCAGCATCAACCACGACGAGAAGAAGGTCTCGCTCGGCATCAAGCAGCTGTTCGATGATCCGTGGCCGACCATCTTCACGGAGTTCCCGCCGGGCCGCCAGGTCGACGCGAAGGTCATCTCGGTCGTCGATTACGGTATCTTCGTCCGCGTACGCGACGGCGTCGAAGGCCACGTCCCCCAGAACGAGATCGTGGAGCCCAAGGAAGAATCGGGCGAAGCGCGCGCGCTCAAGGTGGGAGACGCCATCCAGGCCGAAATCGCCAACATCGACACGCAGGATCGCCGTCTGACCCTCAGCATGCGCATCGGCGAGGGTGTGGCCGCCGCGACCAAGCCGACGGAGAAGCGCGCCTCGGTTGCCCCGAAGAAGGGCTCCGAGGAGGCCAAGACCGGCGGCACCATCGGCGAGCTGATCAAGCAGAAGCTCGGCGAGAAGTTCGCGCTCGAGAGCAAGAAGGAAGACAAGGGCGACGAATAA
- a CDS encoding AI-2E family transporter, protein MSSLRWQRPVFLAVTAILVASVFWLAREVMLPIVLGTIIAYVLMPLVEWVEKLGRSPVHPKRRPVPRAAAIILVYVVVLGTLGIFLRTVAPRIGHEMAKFGREVPSLTARFKNEWVPALQSKLHDFTGVPSPGSSDEGEVDEPAAVVRPQPDGSYALDLQGGFSVRSARGGYLIQPNNRPTPFDADRFIAESVQGSIAYVQHNALELARIGSGIVFGIGRFFFVFGLTLMIAAYLMLTRERVLGFFASLLRPSSRPAFDRLMARIDRGLSGVVRGQIIICLINGVLSAIGLAIVGLKYWPILAIIATVFSLIPIFGSIISSVPAVALGLTQSFGTGVFVLLWIIGIHQLEANFLNPKIMGDAAKIHPVLVIFSLLVGEHFFHVTGALLAVPCMSIAQSVFIHFRQIVQQTDPELSSEPVASVPDVAARFLQDGDKR, encoded by the coding sequence GTGTCTAGCTTGCGCTGGCAACGCCCAGTCTTTCTTGCCGTAACAGCCATCCTCGTCGCGTCGGTCTTCTGGCTGGCGCGCGAGGTGATGCTGCCGATCGTCCTGGGGACGATCATCGCGTACGTGCTGATGCCCCTCGTGGAGTGGGTGGAGAAGCTCGGCCGCTCACCGGTGCACCCCAAACGGCGCCCGGTTCCGAGAGCGGCGGCCATCATCCTCGTCTACGTGGTGGTGCTCGGGACCTTGGGGATCTTCCTTCGCACCGTGGCGCCCCGCATCGGGCACGAGATGGCGAAGTTCGGTCGCGAGGTGCCCTCGCTCACCGCCCGTTTCAAGAACGAGTGGGTCCCTGCGCTGCAGAGCAAGCTGCACGACTTCACCGGCGTGCCTTCGCCCGGCTCCTCCGACGAAGGCGAGGTCGATGAACCCGCGGCCGTCGTTCGCCCGCAGCCGGATGGCTCGTACGCCCTCGACCTCCAAGGCGGCTTCTCCGTGCGCAGCGCGCGCGGCGGCTACTTGATCCAGCCGAACAACCGCCCCACGCCCTTCGACGCCGATCGCTTCATCGCCGAGTCGGTGCAGGGGAGCATCGCGTACGTGCAGCACAATGCGCTGGAGCTCGCGCGCATCGGCAGCGGCATCGTGTTCGGCATCGGCCGGTTCTTCTTCGTCTTCGGGCTCACCCTGATGATCGCCGCGTACTTGATGCTCACGCGCGAGCGGGTCTTGGGCTTCTTCGCGTCCCTCTTGCGGCCCTCGTCGCGGCCGGCCTTCGATCGGTTGATGGCGCGCATCGATCGCGGTCTCTCGGGCGTGGTGCGCGGGCAGATCATCATCTGCCTCATCAACGGCGTGCTCAGCGCCATCGGCCTGGCCATCGTCGGGCTCAAGTACTGGCCCATCCTGGCCATCATCGCCACGGTCTTCTCGCTCATCCCCATCTTCGGCTCGATCATCAGCTCGGTGCCCGCCGTGGCCTTGGGGCTCACGCAGTCGTTCGGCACCGGGGTGTTCGTGCTGCTCTGGATCATCGGGATCCACCAGCTCGAAGCGAACTTTTTGAACCCCAAGATCATGGGCGACGCGGCCAAGATTCACCCCGTGCTCGTGATCTTTTCGCTCCTCGTGGGAGAACACTTCTTCCACGTGACGGGGGCGCTGCTCGCCGTGCCGTGCATGTCGATCGCGCAGAGCGTATTCATTCATTTCCGGCAAATCGTCCAACAGACCGATCCCGAGCTCTCGAGCGAGCCCGTCGCCTCGGTGCCGGACGTGGCCGCGCGGTTCCTGCAAGACGGAGACAAGAGGTAA
- a CDS encoding flagellar biosynthesis protein FlhA, with translation MMIVPLPTWLLDILLSANLSASVAILLVVLYVPDALRIATFPTILLLTTLFRLALNVSSARLILLQANAGEVIHAFGYFVVRGNYVVGGVVFLILTIIQFVVIAKGAERVAEVGARFVLDAMPGKQMAIDLELRSGAIDGNEARRRRRDLSRESQFYGAMDGAMKFVKGDVIASLVIALVNILGGLAIGVLQHGLPVTMALKRYGLLTIGDGLVSQIPALVLSTGAGVLVTRVASEEPDTPLGEELWRQLFGAPRALFVASGFVLVLALIPGLPAFPFAILAAGLFFLAQTRKARLLREAAAGAGPTKDERPFVPMVIPWSVEVSSDLESLLEDATSALQVGRLERGTSDPEEDGARIRTRVLALRETLFAELGVPLPVPRIRVEPTLPARHVILSLHEVPARALSIPEGLDEREASMVVAREALTLLRPRAADFLGLAETQRLLDELEQFAPATVRNVVPKPVSLPLLADILRRLLEEGISIRDLRAILECLSSAATTESDPLQLSEFTRTQLRRAITYRLTRGAPHLEVCLLDSMIEDTVRRAISRTPEGAFLALPPAQARDLIAAIRRALAEGTEEAPGAGPATIILTQPDIRRFVRKLVEHELPELSVVSFAELLPEVTLRPVARATLAGIG, from the coding sequence ATGATGATTGTCCCGCTTCCCACGTGGCTGCTCGACATCTTGCTGAGTGCAAATCTTTCGGCTTCCGTCGCGATTCTGCTGGTGGTGCTCTATGTTCCGGATGCGCTTCGAATCGCGACCTTCCCGACCATTCTGCTGCTCACGACCCTCTTTCGTCTGGCACTGAACGTCTCGTCGGCGCGGCTTATCCTGCTCCAGGCCAATGCGGGCGAGGTCATTCATGCGTTTGGCTATTTCGTCGTCCGCGGCAACTACGTCGTCGGTGGGGTGGTTTTTCTCATCCTGACCATCATTCAATTTGTTGTCATCGCCAAAGGTGCCGAACGGGTAGCGGAAGTTGGTGCACGGTTCGTGCTCGACGCCATGCCAGGCAAACAGATGGCCATCGACCTCGAGCTCCGGAGCGGCGCCATCGACGGAAACGAGGCCCGCCGAAGGCGCCGCGACCTCTCGCGGGAGAGCCAATTTTACGGGGCGATGGATGGGGCGATGAAGTTCGTGAAGGGCGACGTCATCGCTTCCCTGGTCATTGCACTGGTCAACATCCTGGGCGGACTTGCCATCGGCGTGCTGCAGCACGGGCTGCCCGTCACCATGGCGCTGAAGCGTTATGGCCTGCTCACCATTGGCGACGGATTGGTGTCCCAAATTCCAGCCTTGGTCCTGTCGACCGGCGCCGGTGTTCTGGTAACCCGAGTTGCCAGCGAGGAGCCCGATACCCCGCTTGGTGAGGAACTGTGGCGGCAGCTTTTCGGGGCGCCGCGGGCGCTCTTCGTGGCCAGTGGGTTCGTGCTGGTGCTGGCGCTCATCCCAGGGCTCCCCGCGTTCCCCTTTGCGATTTTGGCGGCCGGGCTCTTTTTTTTGGCCCAAACGCGAAAGGCACGGCTTCTGCGTGAGGCGGCCGCCGGCGCAGGGCCGACCAAGGATGAGCGTCCCTTCGTGCCCATGGTCATTCCCTGGAGCGTGGAGGTGAGCTCGGATCTGGAATCGCTGCTGGAGGATGCCACGTCGGCGTTGCAAGTCGGACGCCTGGAACGAGGGACCTCCGATCCCGAGGAGGACGGCGCGCGCATCCGCACCCGGGTGCTGGCCTTGCGCGAAACGTTGTTCGCAGAGCTGGGGGTTCCGCTCCCCGTGCCGCGCATCCGGGTGGAGCCGACCCTGCCCGCGCGCCACGTCATCCTGTCGCTGCACGAGGTTCCGGCGCGGGCGCTCTCGATCCCCGAGGGGCTCGACGAGCGCGAGGCGTCGATGGTGGTGGCGCGCGAAGCGTTGACCCTTCTGCGCCCGCGTGCGGCCGACTTTCTCGGCTTGGCGGAGACGCAGCGGCTGCTCGACGAGCTGGAACAGTTCGCGCCCGCCACGGTGCGCAATGTCGTGCCAAAGCCCGTGTCGTTGCCGCTCTTGGCGGACATTCTACGGCGGCTGCTGGAGGAGGGCATCTCCATCCGCGATCTGCGCGCCATCTTGGAGTGCCTCTCGAGCGCCGCCACCACCGAGAGCGATCCCTTGCAGCTCTCGGAGTTCACGCGCACGCAGCTGCGGCGCGCCATCACCTACCGCCTGACGCGCGGCGCGCCCCACCTCGAGGTGTGCCTGCTCGACTCCATGATCGAAGACACGGTGCGCCGCGCCATCTCGCGCACCCCCGAAGGCGCGTTCCTCGCCCTGCCCCCCGCGCAGGCGCGCGATCTCATCGCCGCCATCCGCCGCGCCCTGGCCGAGGGAACCGAGGAGGCCCCCGGCGCCGGCCCGGCCACGATCATCCTGACGCAACCCGACATCCGCCGCTTCGTGCGCAAGCTGGTCGAGCACGAGCTGCCGGAGCTCTCCGTCGTCAGCTTCGCCGAGCTGCTGCCGGAGGTGACCCTTCGGCCCGTGGCCCGCGCGACCTTGGCAGGCATCGGGTAG
- a CDS encoding protein phosphatase 2C domain-containing protein — translation MSAARKTRRERVSWGVSDVGRKRKTNEDALFVDDDLGLYMVADGMGGHAAGEIASREATSTIYGMIKQALRDFGELRGPLSEARSRAACQLMESAIQAATSIIYSMAELDRQKAGMGTTISALLLLGDYGIIGHVGDSRIYRVVGESFEQMTEDHSLIAWQLKQGLISEEEAMVSPYRNVITRAVGNRDHVEVDTTVFPVEKNARFLLCSDGLHGYLRSGDIVPTVKIGGETAVRQFVDLANQRGGKDNITVILVELN, via the coding sequence ATGAGCGCTGCACGTAAGACCCGCCGAGAGAGGGTGAGTTGGGGGGTGTCCGACGTCGGGCGGAAGCGAAAGACGAACGAGGACGCCCTCTTCGTCGACGACGATTTGGGCCTCTACATGGTGGCCGATGGCATGGGCGGTCACGCCGCCGGTGAGATCGCGAGCCGCGAGGCCACGTCCACCATCTACGGGATGATCAAGCAGGCGCTCCGCGACTTCGGCGAGCTTCGCGGCCCGCTGAGCGAGGCGCGATCGCGCGCGGCCTGTCAGCTCATGGAGAGCGCGATCCAGGCGGCCACGTCGATCATCTACTCGATGGCGGAGCTCGATCGGCAAAAGGCGGGGATGGGCACCACCATCAGCGCGCTGCTCCTCTTGGGCGACTACGGCATCATCGGCCACGTGGGCGACAGCCGCATCTATCGCGTGGTGGGCGAGAGCTTCGAGCAGATGACCGAAGACCACTCGCTCATCGCGTGGCAGCTCAAACAGGGTCTCATCAGCGAGGAAGAGGCCATGGTCTCCCCGTACCGCAACGTGATCACGCGCGCCGTCGGCAACCGCGATCACGTCGAGGTCGACACCACCGTCTTCCCCGTCGAGAAGAACGCGCGTTTTCTTTTGTGCAGCGATGGTCTGCACGGCTACCTGCGCTCGGGCGACATCGTCCCCACCGTCAAAATCGGCGGCGAGACCGCGGTGCGCCAGTTCGTGGATCTCGCCAACCAGCGCGGCGGCAAGGACAACATCACCGTCATCCTGGTCGAGCTGAACTGA
- the cysD gene encoding sulfate adenylyltransferase subunit CysD, producing MNLERGRLSHLEQLEAESIHILREVVAEFERPVMLYSIGKDSSVLVRLAQKAFAPGPLPFPLLHIDTTWKFREMIAFRDRFTRENGLELRVHTNRRALAEGANPFTWGSNKYTQVMKTHALLDALREGGYDAAFGGARRDEERSRAKERVLSFRDKYGQWDPKNQRPELWNLYNGKIRKGESIRAFPMSNWTELDVWQYIWQEDIPIVPLYFAAPRPVVEREGTLLMVDDERLPLQPGEQPRTEVVRFRTLGCYPLTGAVRSSAASLPEILREMVEATTSERQGRLIDHDEAGSMETKKREGYF from the coding sequence ATGAACCTCGAACGCGGACGCCTGTCTCACCTGGAGCAACTCGAAGCCGAGAGCATTCACATCCTGCGGGAGGTGGTGGCGGAGTTCGAGCGCCCCGTGATGCTTTATTCGATTGGCAAGGACTCATCGGTTCTGGTGCGGCTGGCGCAAAAAGCATTTGCGCCGGGGCCGCTGCCATTTCCGCTTTTGCACATCGACACCACCTGGAAGTTCCGGGAGATGATCGCGTTTCGCGATCGGTTCACCCGCGAGAACGGCCTCGAACTGCGCGTCCACACCAATCGTCGGGCCCTGGCCGAGGGCGCCAACCCCTTCACCTGGGGCAGCAACAAATACACGCAGGTGATGAAGACCCACGCGCTGCTCGATGCGCTGCGGGAGGGCGGCTACGACGCGGCCTTCGGCGGCGCGCGGCGCGACGAGGAGCGCTCGCGCGCGAAGGAGCGCGTGCTCTCGTTCCGCGACAAATACGGACAATGGGATCCGAAGAACCAGCGCCCGGAACTTTGGAATCTCTACAATGGCAAAATTCGTAAAGGGGAGAGCATACGTGCTTTTCCAATGTCGAATTGGACGGAGCTGGATGTCTGGCAATACATCTGGCAGGAGGATATCCCCATCGTCCCCTTGTACTTCGCCGCGCCCCGGCCGGTGGTCGAGCGCGAGGGCACCTTGCTGATGGTCGACGACGAGCGCTTGCCGCTCCAGCCAGGCGAGCAGCCGCGCACCGAGGTCGTGCGCTTCCGCACCTTGGGCTGTTATCCGCTCACCGGCGCCGTGCGCAGCAGCGCCGCGAGCTTGCCGGAGATCCTGCGCGAAATGGTGGAGGCGACGACCTCGGAGCGCCAGGGGCGCCTCATCGATCACGACGAGGCAGGTTCGATGGAAACGAAGAAGCGAGAGGGCTACTTCTGA